The stretch of DNA GTGTACCGCGATTTGCGCACCCTGGAAGAAGCAGGCGTGCCGCTCTACGGCGAGGCGGGCGTGGGCTATTCGCTGGTTGAAGGCTACCGGCTGCCACCTGTGATGTTTACGCGCGAAGAAGCCACGGCGCTGCTCACGGCCGAGAAGCTGGCCGCCCAGCTCACCAACCCCCACATGGCCCGGCTTAGCCGGGCGGCCATGGACAAGCTGCGCGCCGTGCTAGGCCACTCGGACCGCGACTACCTGGCCGAGCTTAGCCCCCACGTGACGGTGCTGCAACCCTGGATGCACCGCGGCACCACCCCACCCGCCAACGACATCCACCAGTTGCTGCTCACCGGCATTGCCACCCACCGGGTAGCGGCTATTGACTACCGAGCTGGCTACCAAGGCGCCGCCACACAGCGCGATGTGGAGCCCATAGGCCTATATTTTGGGCAGTACTGGCACGTAGTGGCCTACTGCCGTTTGCGCCAGGAGTACCGCGACTTTCGCCTCGACCGCATAGTGAGCCTGCAGCTGCGCGAAGAGCAATTTGCGCCCCGCCCCGAAACGCTACAGTCGTACTGGGCAGAGCGGGCGCGGCAGCACCCCGGTACCACCGTGGTGGTGCGGCTCCGGCCCGAGGCCCTGGCCTACGCCCACGAGAACAAGCACTACTTTGGCTGGCTGAGCGAGCAGGAAACTACTGAGGGCTTGGTAGAAATGACCTTGCAACCCATGCATCTGGAGAGCATAGCGCGGTGGCTGATGCTGTTTGGAGCGAACGTAACGGTAGTATCGCCGCCGGAGCTGCAGCGGCGCCTGCATAACCTAGCCCGGGAAGCCTACGAACATTTTTCCGGCCCTCCGGAAAACCTGCTGACATAGGGCTGTCAGTGGGTGGCGCGAGCTTTGGGGCATCATTCATCTAACCCCATTGATTGCCATGGAAACAGCCCTCACCACCCCGCTGGCCCTTGCCCTACTGCCCGAACTTAACCACGAGCTAGCGTTAACGCGCCGCGTGCTGGAGCGCCTTCCCGCCGAGCATTTCGGGTGGCAGCCGCACCCCAGATCCATGACCCTAGGCCACCTGGCTTCCCACACCGCCGACCTACTGGGTGGTATCAAGACCACCTTTGAAACCACCGAGTTAGACT from Hymenobacter taeanensis encodes:
- a CDS encoding helix-turn-helix transcriptional regulator, with product MNRFDRITAILIQLQAKRVVKGQDLAERFGVSLRTVYRDLRTLEEAGVPLYGEAGVGYSLVEGYRLPPVMFTREEATALLTAEKLAAQLTNPHMARLSRAAMDKLRAVLGHSDRDYLAELSPHVTVLQPWMHRGTTPPANDIHQLLLTGIATHRVAAIDYRAGYQGAATQRDVEPIGLYFGQYWHVVAYCRLRQEYRDFRLDRIVSLQLREEQFAPRPETLQSYWAERARQHPGTTVVVRLRPEALAYAHENKHYFGWLSEQETTEGLVEMTLQPMHLESIARWLMLFGANVTVVSPPELQRRLHNLAREAYEHFSGPPENLLT